Proteins from a genomic interval of Kaistia defluvii:
- a CDS encoding GGDEF domain-containing protein, with the protein MLDFASLLVAIGFSTAFLSVILLAAWKTSRRDGFLLTCATGALLIAVSVGLSVLDRLQPSVWLLAMALTLLMSGTANLYGSAAQFRLGSSPWRRIAVASLIPVVLTLAPLMPGYSGIAYAVSFLSTAVLLFLTSHQFWLARAQAPMTTLTIASLYFLVGVSFLPRAVLVLARDGIVVAGRPQNWAQDLSIMLVIGSIPALGALTMALSQIRTAQAHRREALTDPLTGLMNRRALFDAQQGGLAPASVAVLFDIDEFKSINDSHGHAMGDRVIVLFATALKDNLPASALAARIGGEEFALILRDTTLETAARHADEVRRRFVALVRAEADLTCTASAGIAGTGPHAAHADRVLAEADRALYDAKRGGRDRVVIAQPQAERPPLARADTAFRGSAG; encoded by the coding sequence GTGCTCGACTTCGCCTCGCTCCTCGTCGCCATCGGATTTTCCACGGCCTTTCTATCGGTCATCCTGCTCGCCGCCTGGAAGACGTCGCGACGGGACGGCTTTCTGCTCACCTGCGCCACCGGCGCGCTGCTGATCGCGGTCAGCGTCGGCCTGTCGGTTCTGGACAGGCTTCAACCTTCTGTCTGGCTGCTGGCGATGGCCCTGACGCTGCTGATGTCCGGCACGGCCAACCTCTATGGCAGCGCCGCGCAATTCCGGCTCGGCAGCTCGCCGTGGCGGCGGATCGCCGTGGCGAGCCTGATCCCGGTGGTGCTGACGCTGGCGCCGCTGATGCCCGGCTATAGCGGGATCGCCTATGCCGTCAGCTTCCTGAGCACGGCGGTTCTGCTCTTTCTGACCTCGCACCAGTTCTGGCTGGCGCGCGCCCAGGCGCCGATGACGACCCTCACCATCGCCTCGCTCTATTTTCTAGTCGGTGTGTCCTTCCTGCCCCGCGCGGTGCTGGTCCTGGCAAGGGACGGCATCGTCGTCGCCGGACGGCCGCAGAACTGGGCGCAGGACCTGTCCATCATGCTGGTGATCGGCTCGATCCCCGCGCTCGGCGCGTTGACCATGGCGCTGAGCCAGATCCGCACGGCGCAGGCGCATCGGCGCGAAGCGCTGACCGACCCGCTGACGGGGCTGATGAACCGGCGCGCCCTGTTCGACGCGCAGCAAGGTGGCCTGGCGCCGGCAAGCGTCGCGGTCCTGTTCGATATCGACGAGTTCAAATCCATCAACGATTCCCATGGCCATGCGATGGGAGATCGCGTCATCGTCCTGTTCGCGACGGCGCTGAAGGACAACCTTCCCGCCTCGGCCCTGGCCGCCCGGATCGGCGGCGAGGAGTTTGCCCTGATCCTGCGCGACACGACCCTCGAAACGGCCGCCCGGCATGCCGACGAAGTCCGCCGCCGCTTCGTCGCCCTGGTGCGGGCGGAAGCCGATTTGACCTGCACCGCCAGCGCCGGCATCGCCGGCACGGGACCACATGCCGCCCATGCCGATCGCGTCCTGGCGGAAGCCGACCGCGCGCTCTACGACGCCAAGCGGGGTGGACGCGACAGGGTCGTCATCGCGCAGCCGCAGGCCGAACGCCCGCCCCTTGCCAGAGCCGACACGGCCTTCCGCGGTTCCGCTGGCTAA